Proteins encoded in a region of the Rhodovulum sp. MB263 genome:
- a CDS encoding ParB/RepB/Spo0J family partition protein: protein MAKRRKLQAPSAEELSRIEEEFRRETGAGGSARSMAPIAQVAAESAGAHEPRPAEERADTARDRTDARRLREAEGRGLVMLELPLDEIDADALVRDRVVLDAEELEELKSSIAKNGLRLPVEVFEMAPDGRGFRYGLLSGYRRLKAFRDLKALTNDSRYDRIKAVLRDPEEMGGTFAAMIEENEIRATLSHFERGRIAVIAVQQGAFVNTEAAVNALYPMASKAKRSKIRSFALIFEELGDMLSFPDLLREKDGLKLAAALRDGAEARLREALAERVPSDPAEEAEIIAEALARVETATDPRRGGRPPKRARQGAVRRISGGLRMQAGEDARGWYIRLAGTGVDRELVERAMEELERLLERPEG from the coding sequence ATGGCCAAACGCCGCAAGCTGCAAGCGCCCTCGGCCGAGGAACTGAGCCGGATCGAGGAGGAGTTTCGCCGCGAAACCGGGGCAGGGGGCTCGGCCCGGTCGATGGCCCCCATCGCCCAGGTCGCGGCCGAGAGCGCGGGCGCCCATGAGCCCCGTCCGGCCGAGGAACGCGCCGATACCGCGCGCGACCGGACAGATGCCCGGCGGCTGCGCGAGGCCGAGGGCCGGGGGCTGGTCATGCTCGAGCTGCCGCTGGACGAGATCGATGCCGATGCCCTGGTCCGCGACCGGGTCGTGCTGGATGCCGAAGAGCTGGAAGAGCTGAAATCCTCGATTGCAAAGAACGGGTTACGGCTTCCGGTCGAGGTGTTCGAGATGGCGCCAGATGGCCGCGGCTTCCGCTATGGGCTGCTGTCGGGCTATCGCCGCCTCAAGGCCTTCCGCGATCTCAAGGCGCTGACCAATGACAGCCGCTATGACCGCATCAAGGCGGTTCTGCGCGATCCCGAGGAGATGGGCGGCACCTTCGCCGCGATGATCGAGGAAAACGAGATCCGCGCCACGCTGAGCCATTTCGAGCGCGGCCGGATTGCGGTGATCGCGGTGCAGCAGGGCGCCTTCGTCAATACCGAGGCCGCGGTCAACGCGCTTTATCCGATGGCCTCGAAGGCCAAGCGCTCGAAGATCCGCTCCTTCGCGCTGATCTTCGAGGAGCTGGGCGACATGCTGAGCTTTCCCGATCTTCTGCGCGAGAAGGACGGGCTGAAGCTGGCGGCGGCCCTGCGCGACGGGGCCGAGGCGCGGCTGCGCGAGGCGCTGGCCGAGCGGGTGCCCTCCGATCCGGCCGAGGAGGCCGAGATCATCGCCGAGGCGCTGGCCCGGGTCGAGACCGCGACCGATCCGCGCCGGGGCGGGCGGCCGCCGAAGCGGGCACGCCAGGGGGCGGTGCGGCGGATTTCGGGCGGGCTCAGGATGCAGGCCGGGGAGGATGCGCGCGGCTGGTATATCCGGCTGGCCGGAACCGGCGTCGACCGCGAGCTGGTCGAGCGGGCGATGGAGGAACTGGAGCGGCTGCTGGAACGGCCCGAGGGCTGA
- a CDS encoding AAA family ATPase produces the protein MAKKTGAPSKPDLPPYFNIDPAAAAAKLSAPIDTPRFAKAAAFAARGRDDLARRGYAPDGKKRLRKFSTWEVCRYLIPVNPAHLRRVLRQNPDLPQGEGEGGAKWYTLDEVLRLRAHFAEEGAKDREYQAWRPEGLPAKVVAVANFKGGVGKTSTCAHLAMSAALDGYRVLVIDLDSQGSMTSIMGGQVEDEWQTVFPMLARDYAKHLQAENRVREAAGEAPFGFDETLTAALEVSPRNLVQPTHWPNIDLIGAQLNLYWAEFQVPVWRMQMRSWPLWDSLLNALQEGGMLDEYDIVLLDTPPALGYLTINALSAADILLVPLGASFLEFDSTGRFFDMIYSTFASIEEGENRARRADGLPEIRFEWDAVRALVTRFDAAQQTDLANVIQAYFGDFMTTYRQELTAMVGQAGEQVSGIYETDYRDFNRDTYVRGRETFDRTWAEVKEVILGTWWRDARMADAATEEK, from the coding sequence ATGGCAAAGAAAACCGGCGCTCCCAGCAAGCCAGACCTTCCCCCCTATTTCAACATCGACCCGGCTGCGGCTGCGGCCAAGCTTTCGGCGCCGATCGACACGCCGCGCTTTGCCAAGGCGGCCGCCTTCGCTGCCCGCGGTCGCGACGACCTTGCCCGGCGCGGCTATGCGCCGGACGGCAAGAAGCGGCTGAGGAAATTCTCGACCTGGGAGGTCTGCCGTTACCTGATCCCGGTCAACCCGGCCCATCTGCGCCGGGTACTGCGCCAGAATCCCGACCTGCCCCAGGGCGAAGGCGAAGGCGGCGCCAAATGGTACACGCTGGACGAGGTGCTCAGGCTGCGGGCGCATTTCGCCGAGGAAGGCGCCAAGGACCGCGAATACCAGGCCTGGCGGCCCGAGGGCCTGCCCGCCAAGGTCGTGGCGGTCGCGAATTTCAAGGGCGGCGTCGGCAAGACCTCGACCTGTGCCCATCTGGCGATGTCGGCCGCGCTCGACGGCTACCGGGTGCTGGTGATCGATCTCGACAGCCAGGGCTCGATGACCTCGATCATGGGCGGGCAGGTCGAGGATGAATGGCAGACCGTCTTCCCGATGCTCGCCCGCGACTATGCCAAGCATCTGCAGGCGGAAAACCGGGTCCGCGAGGCGGCCGGAGAGGCGCCCTTCGGCTTTGACGAAACCCTGACCGCGGCGCTGGAGGTTTCGCCGCGAAACCTGGTCCAGCCGACCCACTGGCCCAATATCGACCTGATCGGGGCGCAGCTGAACCTGTACTGGGCCGAGTTCCAGGTGCCGGTCTGGCGGATGCAGATGCGGTCCTGGCCGCTCTGGGATTCGCTTCTGAACGCGCTGCAGGAGGGCGGCATGCTGGACGAGTATGACATCGTCCTGCTCGACACCCCGCCCGCGCTTGGCTACCTGACCATCAACGCGCTGTCGGCGGCCGATATCCTGCTGGTGCCGCTTGGCGCCTCCTTCCTCGAATTCGATTCGACGGGGCGGTTCTTCGACATGATCTATTCGACCTTCGCCTCGATCGAGGAAGGCGAAAACCGGGCGCGGCGGGCCGACGGGCTGCCCGAGATCCGCTTCGAATGGGACGCGGTCCGGGCGCTGGTGACCCGCTTCGATGCCGCTCAGCAGACCGATCTGGCCAATGTCATCCAGGCCTATTTCGGCGACTTCATGACCACCTACCGCCAGGAGTTGACGGCGATGGTGGGTCAGGCGGGCGAGCAGGTCTCGGGGATCTACGAGACCGATTACCGCGACTTCAACCGCGACACCTATGTCCGGGGGCGCGAGACCTTCGACCGCACCTGGGCCGAGGTCAAGGAAGTGATCCTGGGCACCTGGTGGCGCGATGCCCGGATGGCGGATGCCGCGACGGAGGAGAAGTGA